Within the Flavobacterium sp. CG_23.5 genome, the region GCCATTAAATGAGAATGATTGTGTTATTGATCTGATACAGCCCGATTATAAAGTGATTGTGGTTTCCAGACATTATTTGGGAAGTATCAATCATACATTGCTTACGATAGAAGCCATGCGAAACCGAAATATTAAAATCGCAGGAATTATTTTTAATGGTGATGAAAATAAAGCTACAGAAAGCATTATTTTGAGTAAAACCGGCGTAAAATGCATCGGTAGAATTGAAGAAGAGCCGTATATTGATCCAAATGTAATCAAAGAATATGCAGACAATTTTCGTGAAAATCTTTTGAGTTTATAATTATGAGTAGTACAAATATTCCCCCTTCGGGGGCTAGGGGGCTTATAGAAAGAGACAGCCAATATCTTTGGCATCCGTATACCCAACATAAAACGGCAGCTTTACCAATTGCCATCAAAAAAGGAAAAGGCGCTTTGCTTTGGGATGAAAATGATAAAGAATATATTGATGCAATTGCTTCTTGGTGGGTTAATCCGTACGGACATTCGAATAAATTTATTGCCGATGCGATTTATAAGCAACTCACTACTTTAGAGCACGTTTTATTTGGCGGATTTACACATGAACCTGCTGTTATTTTGGCTGAAAAGCTGATTGAAATTTTGCCAGAAAACCAACAAAAAATATTTTTTTCGGACAATGGCTCTACCGCAGTTGAAGTAGCGATAAAAGTAGCATTGCAGTATTTTTTCAATAAAGGAGAAAAGAAGACTACCATTATTGCTTTTGAAAATGCTTTTCATGGTGATACTTTTGCAGCGATGGCAGCAAGCGGAATTTCATTTTATACCCAGGCTTTTCAGGGAATGTTTATTGAAGTGGTGCGGATTCCGGTTCCGGTTAAAGGAATGGAGCAAGAAAGTTATGACACGTTACAATCGGTTATAAAAAACAACAATTGTGCTGGTTTTATTTTTGAGCCTTTGGTTCAAGGA harbors:
- the bioA gene encoding adenosylmethionine--8-amino-7-oxononanoate transaminase, encoding MSSTNIPPSGARGLIERDSQYLWHPYTQHKTAALPIAIKKGKGALLWDENDKEYIDAIASWWVNPYGHSNKFIADAIYKQLTTLEHVLFGGFTHEPAVILAEKLIEILPENQQKIFFSDNGSTAVEVAIKVALQYFFNKGEKKTTIIAFENAFHGDTFAAMAASGISFYTQAFQGMFIEVVRIPVPVKGMEQESYDTLQSVIKNNNCAGFIFEPLVQGAAGMVMYEPEALDELIRICQENNVLTIADEVMTGFGKTGKTFATDYLVEKPDMMCLSKALTGGTIPMAITTFTQDLFDAFYDDDINKALFHGHTFTANPTGCAAALASLALLQTNEMQENISRVNKSHLAFQKRIKKHPKVTTTRVLGVIFALEIKTESSASYYGTLRNKLYDFFIENGVILRPVGNIVYILPPYVISDEQLQKVYQVVEKALDVV